The DNA segment CGATGGGAGCGGTGAAGATGTCCGCGATTTTCTCCAAGGACTCGTCACCAACGACGTTTCGGGTGCTTTGCCCGTCTATGCCGCGTTGCTTTCGGCTCAGGGTAAAGCGATGTTCGATTTCTTCGTATGGGACGCAGGATCGGACGCCGTTCTATTGGATTGCGAGGCCGATCACGCCGACGAATTGGTGAAGCGATTGTCACTTTACCGGCTGCGTCGACAAATTGATATCGTGCGCGATCCCAACATGTCGGTGTCGTGGTCATCAAAGCCGCGCGATGGCGCAGCAATCGACCCTCGTTTGCCCGCATTGGGCCATCGCTGGATCGAAACTGTGTCGGGCGCGATGGATACGATGGATGGTGCCGACAAAGACTACCTCGCGCATCGGCTTGGCCTAGGCGTTACCGAAGGGCGGGATGAAATTGGCGATATCTTGTGGTTGGAAACCAACGCGGTGGAATTGAACGGCGTCAGCTTTGAAAAAGGCTGTTACATCGGTCAGGAAAATACCGCCCGAATGAATTGGCGGCAAAAGGTCAATCGCAGATTGGTCGTTGTGCCGTTCGAAGCGTCGCAGGAAAAACGCCGGAAGGCCGCCTATCTTGGTCTCGCGCTGGCGGTTGATCATTTGAGGGTTGCCGACCTCGAACCGACAGAACTACCCGCATGGCAAGCGGCAGGGATTGCCGACAAAACCGACGACTAACCCAATTTGGCGTAATGCTCGGCCATTGATGCCTCAAGGTTGGCGGCGGCGCGATCGCGCGCTGTATCACGTGGCAGGTTTAGCGATTTCGCCAAAGCGGCCCCGATCAACGCATCACCCAATGCGAGCAAAACCAAGCTCAACGTGTCTTTATGAACGTGCATCTCTTCGCCGTTCATCTCCGCTTCGCCTGGCGCAATCTCATCCACCAATTCATGGATCGTTGAGATAATCGGGTTGAGCGCGTCTTCATTGCCGGTGAGCAACATCCAGCTTGTCAAAGCGCCCGCCCCTTCGCGATCAAACGCGTCAAAGGCCAGATCAACCACTTCACGCGCGGACCCCAGCCCAGCGCGGCTGGCATGCACAGCCTCGATGATTGTTTCGCAAACCGTCTTGGCCAAATGCTCGGCCAATGCTTTTTGCAAACCGGATGCCGAACCGAAATGGTGCAGCAAATTGGCATGCGTGCGCCCTATCCGTCCGGCAACGGCTTTCAACGTCACG comes from the Erythrobacter sp. Alg231-14 genome and includes:
- a CDS encoding TetR family transcriptional regulator — its product is MTSRKRLSPEESRSTALEAARALLIETGPQSVTLKAVAGRIGRTHANLLHHFGSASGLQKALAEHLAKTVCETIIEAVHASRAGLGSAREVVDLAFDAFDREGAGALTSWMLLTGNEDALNPIISTIHELVDEIAPGEAEMNGEEMHVHKDTLSLVLLALGDALIGAALAKSLNLPRDTARDRAAANLEASMAEHYAKLG
- the ygfZ gene encoding CAF17-like 4Fe-4S cluster assembly/insertion protein YgfZ — protein: MTATVLKSRAIVRVAPRDGSGEDVRDFLQGLVTNDVSGALPVYAALLSAQGKAMFDFFVWDAGSDAVLLDCEADHADELVKRLSLYRLRRQIDIVRDPNMSVSWSSKPRDGAAIDPRLPALGHRWIETVSGAMDTMDGADKDYLAHRLGLGVTEGRDEIGDILWLETNAVELNGVSFEKGCYIGQENTARMNWRQKVNRRLVVVPFEASQEKRRKAAYLGLALAVDHLRVADLEPTELPAWQAAGIADKTDD